A part of Ziziphus jujuba cultivar Dongzao chromosome 8, ASM3175591v1 genomic DNA contains:
- the LOC107414876 gene encoding pentatricopeptide repeat-containing protein At5g27270 isoform X1, with translation MESLKSSFLCNTQLLTTHFTSSPFSSKPKIRIQSSVTPDPWSLSDGKPNRPKPKSKNPKNPLSDHNARRLIKAKAKYLSALRRNQGPQAQTPKWIKRTPEQMVKYLEDDKNGHLYGRHVVSAIRQVRGLSRLPEGAYDMRTVMGSYVGKLSFREMCVVLKEQKGWRQVRDFFAWMKLQLSYQPSVIVYTIVLRLYGQVGKVKLAENTFLEMLEAGCEPDEVACGTMLCTYARWGRHKAMLSFYSAVEERGIILSVAVFNFMLSSLQKKSLHGKVIEIWKQMVKQRVVPNNFTYTIVIGSLAKEGYYEEALKNFDEMKNLGLVPEEVTYSLLISLSVKSGNWGEALRLYEDMRACGIVPSNYTCASLLTLYYKTGDFSKALSLFSEMESNNIAADEVIYGLLIRIYGKLGLYEDAQKAFEETEQLGILSDEKTYLAMAQVHLKSGNFKKALEVIELMRSRNIWFSRFAYIVLLQCYVMKQDLSSAEATFQALSKTGLPDAGSCNDMLNLYVGLDLMESAKGFIFQIRKDRVEIDEELCKNVIRVFCKEGMIRDAEQLIKDMATNVLFKDNRFIQTTFRAMDLHGGDEQLVAIDQPDTLALGLVINLYMAGGNFKKTENILAMLIENANGLSIASHIINNFIGEGDAFKAKTLIEQLIKLGCKLDGAIIAPLISLYGKQKKPEEAHEVFLAFADSPASEKLFNSVLDAFVKCGKPEEAYFLYKQGIQKGLGLGAVAISIIVNALANGGKHQGAENVIRRSLEDGMELDTVAYNTFIKAMLDAGRLHFASSIYERMLSLGVAPSIQTYNTMISVYGRGRKLDKAVEIFSAARDLGVSLDEKAYMNLISYYGKAGKRHEASLLFSEMLEKGIKPGMVSYNIMMNVYATGGLYREAEELFKAMQRDCCSPDSFTYLSLVRVYTESLKYSKAEETISSMKENGIYPSCAHFNLLISAFAKVGLIVEAERIYKELVATGLDPDVACNQTMLRGYMEYGLVEEGINFFEQINESLEADRFIMSAVVHLYRSAGKEVKAINVLDSMSSLGISFLENLEVGSKLKVL, from the exons ATGGAGTCACTGAAATCCTCCTTCCTCTGCAACACCCAACTCCTCACAACCCACTTCACCTCCTCCCCGTTCTCTTCAAAACCCAAAATCCGAATTCAGTCGTCGGTCACCCCAGACCCCTGGTCTCTCAGCGATGGCAAACCCAACAGACCCAAACCCAAGTCCAAGAACCCCAAGAACCCACTCTCCGACCACAACGCCCGCCGACTTATCAAGGCCAAGGCCAAGTACCTCAGCGCCTTGCGCAGGAACCAAGGCCCCCAAGCGCAGACCCCTAAGTGGATCAAGAGGACACCCGAGCAAATGGTCAAGTACCTTGAGGACGATAAGAATGGACACCTCTATGGTAGGCACGTGGTGTCTGCTATTAGGCAGGTGAGGGGGCTGTCTAGGTTGCCAGAGGGTGCGTACGACATGAGAACTGTGATGGGTTCTTACGTTGGGAAGCTCAGCTTTAGAGAGATGTGTGTGGTATTGAAGGAGCAAAAAGGTTGGAGACAGGTCAGGGACTTCTTCGCTTGGATGAAATTGCAG TTAAGCTATCAACCAAGCGTGATTGTCTATACAATTGTTTTGCGCCTATATGGGCAAGTTGGGAAGGTCAAGCTGGCCGAGAACACCTTCTTGGAGATGCTTGAAGCTGGATGTGAACCGGATGAAGTTGCCTGCGGTACCATGCTGTGTACGTATGCCAGATGGGGTCGTCACAAAGCTATGCTTTCATTTTATTCTGCTGTAGAGGAAAGGGGAATAATACTCTCTGTTGCAGTTTTCAATTTCATGTTGTCCTCATTGCAGAAGAAATCTCTCCACGGAAAGGTCATAGAAATATGGAAGCAGATGGTAAAACAACGAGTGGTGCCTAATAATTTTACTTACACCATAGTCATTGGCTCTCTTGCCAAAGAAGGTTATTATGAGGAGGCTCTCAAGAATTTTGACGAGATGAAGAATCTTGGGCTTGTTCCTGAGGAAGTAACTTATAGCCTTTTAATCAGTTTAAGCGTCAAAAGTGGTAACTGGGGTGAAGCACTAAGATTATACGAAGACATGAGAGCTTGTGGAATAGTTCCGAGTAACTATACCTGTGCTTCACTTCTGACATTGTATTACAAGACCGGTGACTTTTCTAAGGCCCTTTCTCTCTTTTCAGAAATGGAAAGCAATAACATTGCAGCGGATGAAGTTATCTATGGTTTGCTCATTAGAATATATGGAAAACTTGGTCTTTATGAGGATGCCCAGAAAGCATTTGAAGAGACTGAGCAGCTGGGCATACTTAGTGATGAGAAGACATACTTAGCAATGGCACAAGTCCATCTCAAATCAGGGAATTTTAAGAAAGCTTTAGAAGTTATAGAACTAATGAGGTCTAGAAACATTTGGTTCTCAAGATTTGCTTATATTGTCTTGTTACAGTGTTATGTTATGAAACAAGATCTTAGCTCCGCTGAAGCAACATTTCAGGCTCTGTCCAAGACTGGACTCCCTGATGCTGGTTCTTGCAATGATATGCTCAATTTATATGTAGGACTGGACTTGATGGAAAGCGCCAAAGGTTTTATTTTCCAGATAAGGAAAGATCGGGTAGAAATTGATGAGGAGCTTTGCAAGAATGTTATTAGAGTATTTTGCAAGGAGGGAATGATAAGAGATGCCGAGCAGTTGATAAAAGACATGGCTACTAATGTACTCTTCAAGGATAATAGATTCATCCAAACAACATTTAGGGCCATGGATTTGCATGGGGGAGATGAGCAACTTGTGGCCATTGACCAACCTGACACTTTGGCTCTCGGACTTGTTATTAATCTGTATATGGCAGGTGGAAATTTCAAAAAGACAGAAAACATTCTAGCAATGTTAATTGAAAATGCTAATGGCTTATCAATTGCTAGCCATATTATCAATAACTTCATTGGAGAAG GTGATGCATTTAAAGCCAAAACTCTCATAGAACAGTTGATCAAGTTAGGATGCAAATTGGATGGTGCCATAATTGCTCCTTTGATTAGTTTATATGGGAAGCAAAAAAAGCCGGAAGAGGCCCACGAAGTGTTTTTGGCATTTGCTGATTCTCCAGCATCTGAGAAGTTGTTTAATTCGGTGCTTGATGCATTTGTCAAATGTGGTAAACCAGAGGAGGCTTACTTTCTTTACAAACAGGGTATTCAAAAAGGGCTTGGTCTAGGTGCTGTTGCCATCAGCATCATTGTGAATGCTTTGGCTAATGGTG GCAAACATCAAGGAGCAGAGAACGTCATCCGTAGAAGTCTTGAAGACGGCATGGAGCTTGATACTGTGGCATACAATACCTTTATCAAGGCCATGCTGGATGCAG GTAGATTACATTTTGCATCCAGCATCTACGAACGCATGCTTTCCCTGGGGGTTGCTCCATCAATTCAGACATATAACACCATGATCAG TGTGTATGGACGAGGTCGAAAACTGGATAAGGCTGTAGAGATCTTCAGTGCTGCTCGCGACTTGGGTGTGTCTCTGGATGAGAAGGCATACATGAATCTGATAAGCTATTATGGGAAAGCTG GTAAAAGGCATGAAGCATCCCTCCTATTCTCTGAAATGCTGGAAAAAGGAATAAAACCTGGAATG GTCAGCTACAATATTATGATGAATGTATATGCTACTGGAGGACTTTATCGAGAAGCAGAGGAACTTTTCAAGGCCATGCAGAGAGATTGTTGCTCACCTGACTCTTTCACATACCTCTCCCTAGTTCGAGTTTACACAGAGAGTCTAAAGTACTCTAAAGCAGAGGAAACTATCAGTTCTATGAAGGAAAATGGTATTTACCCTTCTTGTGCTCATTTTAACCTCCTAATCTCTGCTTTTGCAAAAGTGGGGCTGATAGTGGAAGCAGAAAGGATTTATAAAGAACTAGTTGCAACTGGTTTAGATCCTGACGTGGCATGTAATCAGACTATGCTAAGAGGTTATATGGAGTATGGACTCGTGGAAGAAGGCATAAACTTCTTTGAACAAATAAATGAGTCTCTAGAGGCGGACAGGTTTATAATGAGCGCAGTTGTGCATTTATATAGGTCTGCAGGAAAGGAAGTAAAAGCTATTAATGTTTTGGATTCAATGAGCAGTTTGGGAATTTCATTTCTGGAGAACCTTGAAGTTGGATCAAAGCTAAAAGTCCTTTAA
- the LOC107414876 gene encoding pentatricopeptide repeat-containing protein At5g27270 isoform X2, with amino-acid sequence MLEAGCEPDEVACGTMLCTYARWGRHKAMLSFYSAVEERGIILSVAVFNFMLSSLQKKSLHGKVIEIWKQMVKQRVVPNNFTYTIVIGSLAKEGYYEEALKNFDEMKNLGLVPEEVTYSLLISLSVKSGNWGEALRLYEDMRACGIVPSNYTCASLLTLYYKTGDFSKALSLFSEMESNNIAADEVIYGLLIRIYGKLGLYEDAQKAFEETEQLGILSDEKTYLAMAQVHLKSGNFKKALEVIELMRSRNIWFSRFAYIVLLQCYVMKQDLSSAEATFQALSKTGLPDAGSCNDMLNLYVGLDLMESAKGFIFQIRKDRVEIDEELCKNVIRVFCKEGMIRDAEQLIKDMATNVLFKDNRFIQTTFRAMDLHGGDEQLVAIDQPDTLALGLVINLYMAGGNFKKTENILAMLIENANGLSIASHIINNFIGEGDAFKAKTLIEQLIKLGCKLDGAIIAPLISLYGKQKKPEEAHEVFLAFADSPASEKLFNSVLDAFVKCGKPEEAYFLYKQGIQKGLGLGAVAISIIVNALANGGKHQGAENVIRRSLEDGMELDTVAYNTFIKAMLDAGRLHFASSIYERMLSLGVAPSIQTYNTMISVYGRGRKLDKAVEIFSAARDLGVSLDEKAYMNLISYYGKAGKRHEASLLFSEMLEKGIKPGMVSYNIMMNVYATGGLYREAEELFKAMQRDCCSPDSFTYLSLVRVYTESLKYSKAEETISSMKENGIYPSCAHFNLLISAFAKVGLIVEAERIYKELVATGLDPDVACNQTMLRGYMEYGLVEEGINFFEQINESLEADRFIMSAVVHLYRSAGKEVKAINVLDSMSSLGISFLENLEVGSKLKVL; translated from the exons ATGCTTGAAGCTGGATGTGAACCGGATGAAGTTGCCTGCGGTACCATGCTGTGTACGTATGCCAGATGGGGTCGTCACAAAGCTATGCTTTCATTTTATTCTGCTGTAGAGGAAAGGGGAATAATACTCTCTGTTGCAGTTTTCAATTTCATGTTGTCCTCATTGCAGAAGAAATCTCTCCACGGAAAGGTCATAGAAATATGGAAGCAGATGGTAAAACAACGAGTGGTGCCTAATAATTTTACTTACACCATAGTCATTGGCTCTCTTGCCAAAGAAGGTTATTATGAGGAGGCTCTCAAGAATTTTGACGAGATGAAGAATCTTGGGCTTGTTCCTGAGGAAGTAACTTATAGCCTTTTAATCAGTTTAAGCGTCAAAAGTGGTAACTGGGGTGAAGCACTAAGATTATACGAAGACATGAGAGCTTGTGGAATAGTTCCGAGTAACTATACCTGTGCTTCACTTCTGACATTGTATTACAAGACCGGTGACTTTTCTAAGGCCCTTTCTCTCTTTTCAGAAATGGAAAGCAATAACATTGCAGCGGATGAAGTTATCTATGGTTTGCTCATTAGAATATATGGAAAACTTGGTCTTTATGAGGATGCCCAGAAAGCATTTGAAGAGACTGAGCAGCTGGGCATACTTAGTGATGAGAAGACATACTTAGCAATGGCACAAGTCCATCTCAAATCAGGGAATTTTAAGAAAGCTTTAGAAGTTATAGAACTAATGAGGTCTAGAAACATTTGGTTCTCAAGATTTGCTTATATTGTCTTGTTACAGTGTTATGTTATGAAACAAGATCTTAGCTCCGCTGAAGCAACATTTCAGGCTCTGTCCAAGACTGGACTCCCTGATGCTGGTTCTTGCAATGATATGCTCAATTTATATGTAGGACTGGACTTGATGGAAAGCGCCAAAGGTTTTATTTTCCAGATAAGGAAAGATCGGGTAGAAATTGATGAGGAGCTTTGCAAGAATGTTATTAGAGTATTTTGCAAGGAGGGAATGATAAGAGATGCCGAGCAGTTGATAAAAGACATGGCTACTAATGTACTCTTCAAGGATAATAGATTCATCCAAACAACATTTAGGGCCATGGATTTGCATGGGGGAGATGAGCAACTTGTGGCCATTGACCAACCTGACACTTTGGCTCTCGGACTTGTTATTAATCTGTATATGGCAGGTGGAAATTTCAAAAAGACAGAAAACATTCTAGCAATGTTAATTGAAAATGCTAATGGCTTATCAATTGCTAGCCATATTATCAATAACTTCATTGGAGAAG GTGATGCATTTAAAGCCAAAACTCTCATAGAACAGTTGATCAAGTTAGGATGCAAATTGGATGGTGCCATAATTGCTCCTTTGATTAGTTTATATGGGAAGCAAAAAAAGCCGGAAGAGGCCCACGAAGTGTTTTTGGCATTTGCTGATTCTCCAGCATCTGAGAAGTTGTTTAATTCGGTGCTTGATGCATTTGTCAAATGTGGTAAACCAGAGGAGGCTTACTTTCTTTACAAACAGGGTATTCAAAAAGGGCTTGGTCTAGGTGCTGTTGCCATCAGCATCATTGTGAATGCTTTGGCTAATGGTG GCAAACATCAAGGAGCAGAGAACGTCATCCGTAGAAGTCTTGAAGACGGCATGGAGCTTGATACTGTGGCATACAATACCTTTATCAAGGCCATGCTGGATGCAG GTAGATTACATTTTGCATCCAGCATCTACGAACGCATGCTTTCCCTGGGGGTTGCTCCATCAATTCAGACATATAACACCATGATCAG TGTGTATGGACGAGGTCGAAAACTGGATAAGGCTGTAGAGATCTTCAGTGCTGCTCGCGACTTGGGTGTGTCTCTGGATGAGAAGGCATACATGAATCTGATAAGCTATTATGGGAAAGCTG GTAAAAGGCATGAAGCATCCCTCCTATTCTCTGAAATGCTGGAAAAAGGAATAAAACCTGGAATG GTCAGCTACAATATTATGATGAATGTATATGCTACTGGAGGACTTTATCGAGAAGCAGAGGAACTTTTCAAGGCCATGCAGAGAGATTGTTGCTCACCTGACTCTTTCACATACCTCTCCCTAGTTCGAGTTTACACAGAGAGTCTAAAGTACTCTAAAGCAGAGGAAACTATCAGTTCTATGAAGGAAAATGGTATTTACCCTTCTTGTGCTCATTTTAACCTCCTAATCTCTGCTTTTGCAAAAGTGGGGCTGATAGTGGAAGCAGAAAGGATTTATAAAGAACTAGTTGCAACTGGTTTAGATCCTGACGTGGCATGTAATCAGACTATGCTAAGAGGTTATATGGAGTATGGACTCGTGGAAGAAGGCATAAACTTCTTTGAACAAATAAATGAGTCTCTAGAGGCGGACAGGTTTATAATGAGCGCAGTTGTGCATTTATATAGGTCTGCAGGAAAGGAAGTAAAAGCTATTAATGTTTTGGATTCAATGAGCAGTTTGGGAATTTCATTTCTGGAGAACCTTGAAGTTGGATCAAAGCTAAAAGTCCTTTAA
- the LOC107414877 gene encoding pentatricopeptide repeat-containing protein At1g77170, mitochondrial, whose translation MNAIFSFMKKLSRIKGPKYTISCPLSQSFSTASKQFENAQLLNAPRHNDQEPAKIVATQLSNSTDLPELNQIYARVIRTRMLEFYPAPFHWNNIIRSYTRLEAPRKALFVYVYMSRAGVLPDSYTLPIVLKAVCQYFAIEIGKQLHSVAVKLGLQSHEYCESGFINIYCKAGEFENASKVFDQNPERKLGSWNAIIGGLSQAGRAREAMNMFLELRTCGFLPDDLTMVSITSACGSLGDLDLALQLHKCVYQAKTIGKEDLLMLNSLIDMYGKCGRMDLAYRVFLRMEHRNVSSWTSMIVGYATHGYINEAFECFRCMIDGGVRPNHVTFIGVLSACVHAGMVQEGKNYFEMMQNFYGITPRLQHYGCMVDLLGKAGLLQEARQMVEDMPVEANSIIWGSLMGACEKYANIRMGEWVAKHLQELEPWNDGVYVILSNIYSSRGLWREAERVRLIMKQKRFSKIPGYSLATSTN comes from the coding sequence ATGAACgcaatattttctttcatgaaAAAGCTTTCAAGAATCAAAGGACCCAAATATACCATTTCTTGTCCTCTCAGCCAAAGTTTCAGTACCGCTAGCAAACAATTTGAAAACGCACAACTCCTCAATGCCCCGCGCCACAATGACCAAGAACCAGCAAAGATAGTAGCAACCCAGTTGTCCAATTCAACTGACTTACCAGAATTGAATCAAATTTATGCCCGTGTTATCCGGACCCGCATGCTTGAATTTTACCCTGCCCCATTCCATTGGAACAACATTATAAGGTCGTACACAAGGCTAGAGGCCCCTAGAAAGGCACTGTTTGTCTATGTTTATATGTCAAGAGCTGGTGTTTTGCCTGATTCTTACACCCTTCCTATTGTACTAAAAGCCGTTTGTCAATATTTTGCCATTGAGATTGGTAAGCAGCTTCATTCGGTTGCTGTGAAGCTTGGACTTCAGTCCCACGAATATTGCGAAAGTGGGTTTATTAACATTTACTGTAAAGCGGGAGAATTTGAAAATGCAAGTAAGGTGTTTGATCAGAACCCTGAGAGAAAGTTGGGTTCTTGGAATGCCATCATCGGAGGTCTTTCTCAAGCCGGACGTGCCAGAGAAGCAATGAACATGTTTTTAGAACTGAGGACGTGTGGTTTCTTGCCGGACGATTTGACCATGGTTAGCATAACATCTGCTTGTGGAAGTCTAGGAGACCTGGATTTGGCTCTTCAGCTCCATAAATGTGTGTACCAGGCTAAAACCATTGGAAAAGAGGATCTTTTGATGCTGAATTCGCTTATAGATATGTATGGAAAATGTGGTAGAATGGACTTAGCGTACAGGGTGTTTTTGAGGATGGAGCATAGAAATGTGTCATCTTGGACATCCATGATTGTGGGTTATGCAACGCATGGGTACATAAATGAAGCATTTGAGTGCTTCCGGTGTATGATAGATGGAGGAGTGAGACCAAACCATGTGACTTTCATTGGGGTACTCAGCGCATGTGTGCATGCTGGGATGGTGCAAGAGGGAAAGAATTACTTCGAGATGATGCAAAACTTTTATGGTATAACACCTCGCTTGCAGCATTATGGATGCATGGTGGATCTTCTTGGCAAAGCAGGGTTGCTTCAGGAGGCAAGACAAATGGTGGAGGACATGCCAGTGGAGGCAAATTCAATAATCTGGGGGTCCTTGATGGGTGCATGCGAGAAATATGCGAATATAAGGATGGGGGAGTGGGTGGCTAAGCATTTGCAAGAATTGGAACCTTGGAATGATGGAGTTTATGTGATTTTGTCTAATATCTATTCCTCTAGAGGTTTATGGAGAGAGGCTGAAAGAGTACGGTTGATTATGAAGCAGAAGAGATTCTCTAAGATTCCAGGTTATAGCTTAGCAACAAGTaccaattga
- the LOC107414879 gene encoding NADH dehydrogenase [ubiquinone] iron-sulfur protein 6, mitochondrial: MASSLMKTLITSSKLGSAVGVRNLSFVSNQISNHTAKWMQDTSKKSPMELINEVPPIKVEGRIVACEGDNDPALGHPIEFICLDLAEPAICKYCGLRYGQDHHH, encoded by the exons ATGGCGTCCAGTCTGATGAAAACCCTAATCACATCTTCCAAATTGGGATCAGCGGTGGGAGTCAGGAATCTCAGCTTTGTTTCCAATCAAATCAGCAACCATACCGCCAAATGGATGCAG GATACTAGCAAGAAATCTCCAATGGAGTTGATCAACGAAGTTCCACCTATCAAGGTTGAAGGCAGGATTGTTGCTTGTGAAGGAG ATAATGACCCAGCTCTTGGGCATCCAATTGAGTTTATTTGCCTCGACCTCGCAGAGCCAGCTATTTGCAAGTACTGTGGTCTTCGGTATGGTCAGGATCATCATCACTAG
- the LOC107414892 gene encoding uncharacterized protein LOC107414892, translating to MTKIYAVGLITAMAASASLSQTKYAHADGPFNFSPFSSPPSNAPQSASASSSSSQPVPSNSSQSAGNVVPPPRVRNDNPRTSSTGFDPEALERGAKALREITNSSNAKKVFELMKKQEETRQADFSAKAAEFKAMQAQSETERQRVIYDEQKKLAQHQAQTKSQMARYEDELARKRMQACSLELFGFAENELQRARNQELVKLQEESSIRQEEARRATEEQIQAQRRQTEREKAEIERETIRVRAIAEAEGRAHEAKLAEDINRRMLVDRANAEREKWVAAINTTFDHIGGGLKTILTDQNKLVVAVGGITALAAGVYTTREGAKVIWSYVDRILGQPSLIRESSRGKYPWSGLFSRGMSTLSRGADKGSSKSGNGNGFGDVILHPSLQKRIQQLASATANTKSHQAPFRNMLFYGPPGTGKTMAARELARKSGLDYALMTGGDVAPLGSQAVTKIHQLFDWAKKSQKGLLLFIDEADAFLCERNKTYMSEAQRSALNALLFRTGDQSKDIVLALATNRPGDLDSAVADRIDEVLEFPLPGEDERFKLLKLYLDKYLAQAGSRKPGLFSNLFKKQQQKIEIKGLTDDIIREAAAKTEGFSGREIAKLMASIQAAVYGSENCVLDPSLFREVVDYKVAEHQQRRKLAAADKSDV from the exons ATGACTAAGATATATGCAGTAGGGCTGATCACAGCCATGGCAGCCTCTGCTTCCTTGTCGCAGACCAAATATGCTCATGCCGATGGACCTTTCAACTTCTCTCCCTTCTCTTCTCCTCCTTCAAATGCTCCTCAATCTGCTtccgcttcttcttcttcttcccagcCTGTGCCCTCCAATTCCTCACAGTCCGCAGGTAATGTTGTGCCTCCTCCAAGGGTTCGTAATGATAATCCCAGGACCTCGTCGACCGGCTTCGATCCTGAGGCTCTGGAGCGGGGTGCCAAGGCTCTCAGAGAGATCACCAACTCTTCCAATGCCAAAaag GTCTTTGAACTTATGAAGAAGCAAGAAGAAACAAGGCAGGCTGACTTTTCTGCAAAGGCTGCAGAGTTTAAGGCTATGCAAGCTCAATCTGAAACT GAGAGACAAAGGGTTATATATGACGAGCAGAAAAAGCTAGCTCAGCATCAAGCACAAACAAAATCTCAAATGGCTCGCTACGAGGATGAATTGGCAAGGAAGAGGATGCAGGCATGTAGCCTTGAACTTTTTGGTTTT GCAGAGAACGAATTACAGAGGGCACGGAATCAAGAGCTTGTAAAACTGCAAGAAGAATCATCAATCAGACAGGAGGAAGCTCGCCGAGCAACAGAGGAACAAATCCAAGCACAACGCCgtcaaacagagagagagaaggcTGAGATAGAAAGGGAAACAATTAGAGTAAGGGCTATTGCAGAAGCAGAAGGCAGAGCTCATGAAGCAAAGCTAGCTGAAGACATCAATAGGCGAATGCTTGTAGACCGTGCAAATGCAGAGAGGGAGAAATGGGTTGCTGCTATTAATACCACTTTTGACCATATTGGAG GGGGCTTGAAAACCATTCTGACAGATCAAAATAAATTGGTTGTTGCTGTTGGGGGTATTACAGCTTTAGCAGCTGGAGTTTACACAACAAG GGAAGGTGCAAAGGTGATATGGAGCTATGTTGACAGAATCTTAGGACAGCCGTCTCTAATCAGAGAATCCTCCAGAGGGAAATATCCTTGGTCGGGACTGTTTTCTCGTGGCATGAGCACCTTATCTCGTGGTGCTGATAAAGGGTCATCAAAAAGTGGCAATGGCAATGgctttggtgatgttatttTACACCCATCGCTTCAGAAAAGGATACAACAGTTGGCAAGTGCTACTGCCAATACAAAATCCCATCAGGCTCCATTCCGAAACATGCTTTTCTATGGTCCTCCGGGAACAGGGAAAACAATGGCTGCTAGAGAGCTGGCTCGTAAATCT GGATTAGATTATGCATTGATGACAGGAGGGGATGTTGCTCCTCTGGGCTCACAGGCTGTTACGAAGATACATCAGTTGTTTGATTGGGCCAAGAAGTCGCAGAAGGGTTTGTTGCTTTTCATTGATGAAGCTGATGCATTTTTGTGCGA GCGAAACAAAACCTACATGAGTGAAGCTCAAAGAAGTGCCCTGAATGCCCTCCTATTTCGCACTGGTGACCAATCCAAAGACATTGTCCTTGCCTTGGCAACTAACCGTCCTGGTGATTTGGATTCAGCCGTGGCAGATCGTATTGATGAAGTGCTGGAATTCCCTCTGCCCGGGGAAGATGAACGTTTTAAGCTGCTAAAGCTGTATCTGGACAAATACCTTGCTCAGGCAGGCTCAAGAAAACCTGGTTTGTTCAGTAATTTGTTCAAAAAGCAACAGCAAAAGATAGAGATTAAGGGGTTGACAGATGATATTATAAGGGAAGCAGCAGCAAAGACCGAAGGGTTTTCTGGGAGAGAAATAGCAAAACTAATGGCAAGCATTCAAGCAGCGGTTTATGGGAGTGAAAATTGTGTGCTTGATCCAAGCCTTTTCCGTGAGGTGGTAGATTATAAAGTTGCAGAGCATCAACAAAGAAGAAAACTGGCAGCGGCTGATAAAAGTGATGTATGA